One window from the genome of Manis pentadactyla isolate mManPen7 chromosome 15, mManPen7.hap1, whole genome shotgun sequence encodes:
- the ZDHHC7 gene encoding palmitoyltransferase ZDHHC7, protein MPSSGHRLRDVEHHPLLTENDSYDSSSSSSSEAGVADGVWFIRDGCGMVCAVMTWLLVVYADFVVTFVMLLPSKDFWYAVANGVVFNCLAVLALSSHLRTMLTDPGAVPKGNATKEYMESLQLKPGEVVYKCPKCCCIKPERAHHCSICKRCIRKMDHHCPWVNNCVGERNQRFFVLFTMYIALSSVHALILCGLQFISCVRGQWTECSDFSPPITVILLIFLCLEGLLFFTFTAVMFGTQIHSICNDETEIERLKSEKPTWERRLRWEGMKSVFGGPPSLLWMNPFVGFRFRRLQTRPRKGGPELSV, encoded by the exons ATGCCGTCATCAGGACACCGGCTCCGAGACGTCGAACATCATCCTCTCCTGACTGAAAATGACAGTTATGACTCTTCGTCCTCCTCCTCGTCTGAGGCTGGCGTGGCAGACGGGGTCTGGTTCATCCGCGACGGCTGTGGGATGGTCTGCGCCGTCATGACCTGGCTTCTCGTCGTCTATGCGGACTTCGTGGTGACGTTTGTCATGCTGCTGCCTTCCAAAGACTTCTGGTACGCCGTGGCCAACGGCGTTGTCTTCAACTGCTTAGCGGTGCTGGCCCTGTCGTCCCACCTGAGAACCATGCTCACCGACCCT GGCGCAGTACCAAAAGGAAACGCCACTAAAGAGTACATGGAGAGCTTGCAGCTGAAGCCGGGAGAGGTGGTCTACAAGTGCCCCAAGTGCTGCTGCATCAAGCCGGAGCGCGCCCACCACTGCAG TATTTGCAAGAGATGTATTCGGAAAATGGACCATCACTGCCCATGGGTGAACAACTGTGTGGGAGAGAGGAACCAGAGGTTTTTTGTGCTCTTCACT ATGTACATAGCCCTGTCTTCAGTCCACGCCCTGATTCTCTGTGGACTCCAGTTCATTTCCTGTGTCCGAGGGCAGTGGACCG AATGCAGTGACTTTTCACCTCCAATAACTGTAATCTTGTTGATCTTCCTGTGCCTTGAGGgtcttctgtttttcactttcactgcaGTTATGTTTGGCACCCAAATCCACTCAATATGCAATGACGAAACG GAGATCGAGAGACTGAAAAGTGAGAAACCAACATGGGAGCGGAGGCTGCGGTGGGAAGGAATGAAGTCTGTCTTCGGGGGCCCCCCCTCGCTCCTCTGGATGAACCCCTTTGTCGGCTTCCGATTTAGGCGGCTGCAAACAAGACCTAGGAAAGGAGGCCCGGAGCTCTCTGTCTGA